TCGAATCATGTAATTAATTAAGCCTGTGAGGTCGCCGACGATGAAAGCTCATGTTACGACATTTCTAGCAATCTCGTTCCTACTTGTATACAACTAAACAATAGTGGAGGAGCACGATTCTCGGTAATGGGAAATTACATATATTCTTCTTAATTTCCATGTACAGTTTTGGATCGTGATtgcaatatttcattacacagtCGGGATTTCTAGTTTCCGAAAAGCGGAATGTAGAATAATAGTAATAGCAATACATCCCAGAAAACCATTGCATTGAGGGATAAGAGGGATGGAGATGCGGATGAAGGCTTGAGGCCTGTGAGGCCGATATCGTATGATATGCTGCCGTCCGCCTTGAATAGCCCGAAGTGCCTCTCGGAGGTCGGTCCAGGCTTTAAATTCTCATTGAACAACGAAAACACGTAAGCCTGTACCATAATCTTGGGCCTCAGCGGTGTCCCTTTCTTCTTGAAAAGTCGCTTACGAAGATTATAATTATAAGTCCTTGCATTGTGGAGGGTAGCTCCGGCTTCGTTTTCGTCTCCGGCAGAAGCCCAACCTGTCTCTGAAACCCGAACCGCCATCTTACCGTAGCCGGCAGCTTCCAGGGCAGCATAAGCTGCGTCTATTGTAGCATCAAACATGTTGTCATAGTGCAGATCGGTCTTGGCGTCGTGAATTCCAGCATTGGACAGGAAAAGAGCGTAGTTGATGTCGATATGCTCAGGTTCATTTTTATAAGACAAAAATGGATACGCATTGATGTAGAAGGGGCTACCGATCTGTGAGAAGAAATCCAAGATGGGCTTCATGAGAACGAGGACGTCTTCCTTGAAGGTGCAGGAGGAGGGCGGGAAGGAATTAGCAAACACCGCCTCGGAATGCGGCGTCGACACCTCGATCTCGTGTGACAATTGAAGCCTATCCAGAGCATTGTACACGTTCTTTATGGCACCAAAAAGGACCTGTGACAGTTCCGGATCCGCGCCCAACACTTCGTTCCCAACCGCAATCCCTCGGATGCGTGTCCCGGGCAGAAATGGCTGCACCTTTTCCTTGACCCAGCTCATGGCACGGTCTTCATATACACTGATGTCTCTCAGGTACTCGTTAGGGATCGCTACGGTCAGTTCAATCCCAGATCCTTTAAACGCCTTGATAACGCTTTGGTCTGAATCAAAAATCCTCACATTCTTGATCCTTGCTGCTTTTAGAAGCGTGACGACGCTTTCAGGTGGAGGAAGGTTGTCGGCGATCCTGCCGTAGTTTATCCCATAGGTTCCGGTGAATGCATCTACCTTCTTCAGCAGGCCTTTATAGAAGAAACAAAGCAAAACATGGTTACTCGTACGAAAACAGCATTTTGAGcaccaaaagaggataatttaaaGAACTATGAACCAGTATCAAAACAATCGAATCCGGAATTGCAATGATGATGCCAAAGGATGTGATCGAAGCAAGCGGCGTAAACAATTGAGTTCAACTGAGACGGGTGGTGGCAGCAAACCAACAGTTCTGAGATGAATTCACGGCAGCTTAAAATCAAATCAGAAGCAATGTGTGTTCCACGCAGAAAGATAAGGATGTCGGAAGACCAGATggaaggagaagagcagaagacaAGAACTGGAATCCGAGATTCCATCAAAAGggcaaagaagagagaaaagggtGGATACCAAAGGCAGAAGAATTCAACAACTTCAAAAAGGGGCGAACCGAAGAGTCGATCGATCTGGAGTTGCGAGAGAATGGCAAGTAGGACCAAAAGCGTACCATgacgaggaaggaggaagaagaagaggcagcAGAAGAAGAGTGGCAGTCGAGAATTGCTCATCTTTCCTTTCTTCGCAAGGGGCAGGGAAGGACTCGGTGGGCACACCAGAACGAGGACGAAGACGAGGAGGGAGACGGCGATGAGAACTACAGCAGGCGCGTCCGAGGAGAAGCCATGTGTAACAACAGTGGGAAGAGGGTGCTTGCTTTGTCCGGGGGCATGCCATCGGTCAGATTCTTGGACTCCCTCCGAATTGGAGACGCCACCACAATACCTCCGGCGGAAGGAAAGCAAAGAACCAAAAGATGGGTGAGTGGGGGGGAGAGGAAGAAGGTGGAAGAGAGATCGTGGGGGAAGCAAGCTGTACCAGCCACCCAAGGAATCAGATCCTTCGGACTGAAATCATCACATAAACCCATGGCCACGCAGTCTAATCACCTGTCAGCATCTCGGAGACATCCATCTGCAATCAGCAAGCTGCTTTCAACTACACATTCTAATCACCTGTCAACAATTGAAACCATATTAGGGACATTCACAAATATATTAaccataaaaagaagaaaagccGATGAATCAGCCTCTTCCCCACTCAAGGACTGTGGACCAAACAATTTCTACAGTAGTGTGGAAAAGAGTAAACAACTTGATCATAGCATTGTGAAGAAAACAAATTTACAACTAAGAATAAAGCTTTTCCTAGAATACAAGCAAATTGATGACCACTTAGCCTGTTGATACAGATATTGTCTAGATTACAAAACCAATTCACACACCGGTACAGGCACATATAAACATCAGTGAATTTGTTTATGCTGCATGAGAAAAGAAGCTTTTCAGTCATTTTGCTAGTCACACGAATCGGATAAAAGGATCATTGAAAATTCATTTTCTGAACCATGGTCCCTTCTTCTTTCTAGCATCATTTCTCCCATCCCATGCGCTGCCCCAGAAGAACAATGACATCCAGAAAAGCACAGCAAAGAAGATTCGCAGCCTATCCTGGATCCTTGACAGCGTTGCTTGTATGCCTGTCCAAGATCGATGTCAAAATGTATTAATGAGCAAATGGCCGTCTTGCACCACTCCTAGAACATGGAAGGaaatatacataaaaaaaatcataagtagtACAATGAGTCCATACCCATCAAACACCTTGGACACCTCCAAGAgataatagagaaaaataaatgagaaaaagATGATGATTGATAGAAAATAAGAGTGCTTTAATGACTCGTGAGGGTCACAACACCATTTTAACTTTCCCACcctttctctcttttgtttttaAGTAATATAAAGTTAGACTAAAGCTTATTTGGTGATAAGAAAATTTTCCACTCAATCCCTCTAGACTCTACAACTCTCAGAATTTGGTTCTAACTGTGGAGCTAACAAGCGTAAACAATGCTAAATTTGCCTCCAAATTTGGATAATAATAACACTCAGTAGGATTTAGAGGCCTTCTAAATTTGCCTCCAAAATCAATAATGAAGATACAAATATTTTCCAAATTTGAATGTATAGGACTCCTAACCCAATTCAAGTAGGGCTAGAActtcttttaaaaattaatttggtcTTCGATTCACTCTTAAACTGGTCATCATAGCAAATCCATTTCTTTTGCTTATGTGTTCCTTATTGGATCTTTAAGATGGTCTGATCAAGGCAGTTCGATGTCAAAATGGACACAATGAAACGCCAAATTGATCTTCTCTGGGCTAGATATGATTTACATCACAATAAAGCTTTAAGATATTATGTTGTCAAATAAAAACTCTGACAAAAAACTAgccaaacataaacaacatttatatTAAGACTTTTGGATAATGATTTGATTCCCTAGAGGCCTTCTAAAGTTGCTTCTAAGAACAATAACTAATATACAAATAGTTTTAAGCATGACTAGGACTCCTAAACTAATTTAAGGAGCGCTAGGACTTCGTTTTGACTTTAGTCTTGGATTAAATCTTTGATGTTATCTAAGTTAGACAGGATTTGCATCAGAGCTTTTAGCTGTAATGATAATCAAGTAAAAGGTCTGCATGGTCATTAGAATATGCCAATAGTAACTATTTGCAGTAAATACTACAATCAAAAACTGGTATGAATCTCTTTAAGAGGccttgaagaaaataaaaaaacatttGTCCTTATATTTAAAAGCAATACATTATCTGGATGAATATTTAGAACCAGAAATAATACTCTTCAGACATTGCTTGATAACCCAAAAATAGCTGATGCTGAAAATAAACTATATACATCCATTCTCGCAAATTTATATTGTAACCGAAGTCACTAGCCAATctaggaagcatcatgtcctgtcCTATTGTTTTTATTAAAATCTTAATTAATCTTTCCCTCTCTTGGCACTTACCTATTTGACCTCAGCTTAGCAGTTAATTTGCAGTTTTTTTTTTGACATCCAAACTAAATTGATTCCCACTATTTTGAAGTCGGATACTAAAATCCTTTAACTTTCCATAACAGTGATTCTTAGTGTTCTTTTATATGCCAAGCATCACTCTCAAAGTTTGCAAGATCAGAATTAAAACTAAGGTCAGCTTTGAGATCTATCATTAGATCAACATGTATCCATTCCTTCTGTACGTGAGTATCTTAATCACATAAATAGAAACCATTGAACTATATGCCTTACACAATACATTGAGTTTAATAGAACACATTCACATGATAAAATACTTCAACCACAATGAACGCCTAAAGTGATATTGCTCTCTGTTTTTAACAGAAAGCTACTCATGTTGAGTATGGAAAAAGGAATCCTGGAATGACATTCTGGTACGCCACAATATCAAAATCCTTTTTGTAGTCTTCAAGTTGTTAATCAAACCCAGTCACAAATTTATCCGGGCTAACTTTGGATTAGTGAGCCATGAAACTTATTAAAGACAATTTCAAACTAATTTGTTGTTATATCAAATAGTCACATGTAAACAACTACATAAATGCCTAGTTAGCTGACTATTCATGAAAATCATTGACTTAGTTCCAACAAAATTAATTAGACCATAAGACTAGCAGATAAATTTGCAGTTCCAAGTAATGTCCAATTGTTGTCTCCCAAGACCAAAACAATCAAGCACTTTTACGAACCAATGGAGGCAGCTTCATATCCCTTTTGATATTCATCAGATCCAACCAGAGGCTCATAAGATCTTCAAACTATCTTTGCTACACACATCTATATCTAACATGGCCCTTCCTTCAACACACTATATATGTTTCATTTCCTGTTCTTTCTTGACATATATTTCGTTGTACTACAATCTGTGATTTTCAGTCCACGCTCATTTAATCGACTTCCTCCCTTTTTAGTCTCATGCAAAATTCTCGTGTCTTCCGTTTTACTTTTTCTGGTTATACAGCAGCTGTACTTTCATCATTTCATGTTCAGCAATCGTGTTCTGAAACAAATGATCCAGTTGGCTCCTTTGACCTGGAAAGAGCCACGACTCTCAACCCAATCAGTGCTCCGGGAGATAACTCTAGCACTGGGATAATATGTATACTTATGCGAATGCAGTCAGTGAAGGAAAGGAACCCAGAGCTGCAACCATCCGAGTGCGTGAAAGCAATAGGGGGAAGGGATCTTGTTCACGGACGATTACAGGAAAGGGGAAGAAAGGAAGATGGACTCACCGGCGATTGTATTTGGATCctccgaaggaggaggaggaggagggctggCCCTAGCGGTTCGGCGGGAGAAGTAGCTCAATCGCGATGGTTTCGTAGGAGGAGCACAAATGGACGATCGGCGGAGGTGGAGGATAGGAGAAGTAGCGTCGACGAATCCACAGGAAGAAGGGAGGAGATGAATCGAATTGGGTTTATTGGCAGGGAACGGTGGCCACAACAACGAGGAGCCACGATAAGGTAGGGCGGGATGTGGTTCCATGTTTGCTAGTCACCCCGGCCTGCAAACACGCCCGTCCCCAATCCATCTCCCACTTCACTGTTTGTAACAAAGAAAAAGGGACTCTCTTCTTTTCCATTTTTCAGAATTTACGGGAGCCGTCGGATTCGCATGCTCCGCTGCTGATGGACCATCGAAAGCACGTGAATTCGCACGCGCTTCCCGTCTCATCCTATCCTCCAGAAATAGAGTagaataaaagaaaagataaaaaagggCTGATATCAGGAAAAAAACGATAGCCCACCAAAATCAATCGGGTCCCACCCCTGAAACCCGAATTAGAACCTAAATAAACTTGGGGCGGAAAGGGCGCAACGAGAAGTGGGGTGGGGGCTTCCGAAGACGGAGGAGAAAGCTGCCCTCCCGACGATTTGTCACGGGAGGAAGAAGGGGGAATCCGGTATGAGTGTGGATCTGATCAATTCTCCTTCTCTCTTCTTCATCATGATTTCCTTCTCCGAAGCTATAGGGTTTTCCTTTATTACTTCTCCCTCCTGATCTCAGCTATTCCAGGACGAAGCATCATTCATCAATCTCCTTCACCTCCCACTGCCCTGTCCTGCGGAAGTGCGTCTTCCGGCGACGATCTGTTGGTAATTAGCTGATCTGAGGCGCACGCTGGGCGATCTGGTGGTTGATGGTGCGTCTGAGGGCGGATGTTGGATAGATGCTCCTTTGCTGATCCGTCTCTGCTTATTTCGTTCACCTTCTCGCCCGCATGGGGTATGTATGTAACATAATTATCCCCTCACTTTCTTTACCAGATATTTTCGTTTCCTTTTTTGTTGGCCTCCTTGCTCTCTATGCCCAAATTACGCGTGTAGCAGTTCAAGAACCTCATTTCCTTTAGGATAGTACCAGATCTGTCTGGTGTGGGTCGATTAGTTTGTTCGTTGAAGTTTCATGATTTCAAACGAGCGAATGGTCCGGAGAATTTGAGGGCGAGATAGAAAAGTCTTACCCTTGTATAAGTTGTAATAGTTACCGAGAGTCGTACCATTGGTTATCTATTGGTCTTTTCTGCATGTTGGTGTTcttgttttttctttctcttcttctttttctacttATAGTTTCCTTTGTCTTTCATCTTATATAGTCATTTGAAATCTAATCTAGAATTGATGGTCATACTAGATACCTTAGATGAATGCTTATTGAAGCAAATGCTAAATTCTTGACAGTTCTAAGCGTCTTATGGCGTGTGAGGATGAACACTTTTAATATTTAGAGACCTCACTTATTTTttgcaaaatatattttttactttggTTTGTAGAGCAAAGCAAAGGATTACTGCTCTTAAGTGTTGAATCCTGAGTCTGTTGACATGCCTTATTCTGTAGTTCTCTACTTGACAAATGCACATTTCTAAAAGTGAAAAAAAGGGGAAAACACCAAGAAACACTCATTGTTTCTAAGAGTTCACTAAAAGAAAAAACTAAACTATATCGTGCCTTTCATTGTTCTTGCCCAGGTTCTGTTATGTCTTTGTTGTTTGATCTAGTTTTCAACTTTCACAAATTTATTAAGGATGACCTATTGCACGAGGTTTCTGTGAATGCATTATCTAGAAGAGTCAATATATGCAGTCTTAACCCTGCAAGAAGAGTGGTAATTACTGTGACTCGAACCTACTTGCAACATTCCTGATCTTCAGTGGCAACTTATTGGAACATGGACTACGTTATATGTACATTACGTGTTATATGTTGTTGTTCTATGTAtttgttggattccatgtgatgTATTTATTTTGACTTGATTCATCATGCTTATATACCATTATTTTAGCCATGATTATGTATGAGATACTTTTTGTCGATGATCTGGCCTAATAAGATAATCAACCAAATAACTTCAAAGGCCTAAAATCATGGTCCAAAATGCTTAACTCTAAATTTAATGTTAGCTTAGCCCTCCATCCACTTTCGATGCAAGACTAACTAAATTGTCATAATCTCCTCCCTTCAAGACTTAATATTCTCGTCGAGACATTCTAAAGTGTCATGATGCATCTCACAAGAAACAAGGGAATTTCTTTGTCATATGGGATATGCTTTCTTTTCATTCCTAAACTGTCACCATTATGTTAAAGTATGGAATCATATGATAGCAATACTAAAGATGTATGGACAATGAAGAGCATATGGCAAATGTTgtcttttttttgtgttttcttcCTTATGAATTGTACAGGAATTATTTTCAATTTGAATGTCAGTCTGAGATTGTGCAGTTTGAGTTTTGAAGACAGTGACTAGTAAAGTCCATATACCTCAATCCTGAAACCCTTCAATCTGAGATTGTGCAGTTTGAGTTATGAAGACAGTGAATAGTAAAGTCTATATACCTCAATCCTGAAACCCTTCAATCTGAGATTGTGCAGTTTGAGTTATGAAGACAGTGAATAGTAAAGTCCATATACCTCAATCCTGACACCCTTCAATCTGAGATTGTGCAGTTTGAGATTTGAAGACAGTGAATAGTGAAGTCCATATACCTCAATCCTAACACCCTTCAATCCATATTAATGATGATATAATTCCTGTTAATATCCGAGATGATCGAAGTCTTTATGTTTTTCATCTTGTTCACATTATAAATTGTATGAATTTCATGAAcctattctgggatttgatcctaATTTGCAGCATTGCTAAACCTGCTTTGTAACAGAACAGAGGTTGTCTTGGATGCTATACCAAGCCTGCTCCAATTATTGCTGTGGATGAGCCTTCAAAGGGTTTGAAAATCCAAGGCCGAACAGTGAAAAAACCTAATTTCTCTGAAGAATTTTGGAGTACAAGCACATATGAGATGGAAAATAGTGGAGTTCAATCACAAAAGAGCATTTCTTCAATTAGCACATTGGTAAATACCTTGGATCACCATGGTGGAATAGGAAGCACAAGCAACCATCCAGAATTTGTGAACCATGGTGAGTGTAAGGCTGATCTACTCCTTAAGTGTCTTGGGGGTAGGATAGCACCTATTATTCTTGAAGCAATGAAATATTTTTCAGACAATCTCTACTTTAAAATTTTCTGCAATTTACTGATGTATAGAATGCATGGGGAATTCCCAACACCTGGAAGGTGAAAAAAATCTAACCGGATTCTTTACTGAGTGCTGTTCATGGTATTGGCAGATGTTATTAGGTCTAACagaaaagttttcagattttactCTTACTAAAAGTTTAGAACAATAATAGTGAGATTTTCTGATGCCTATTTAGTCACATTTTCAGCTTTTAAATTATCCATAACTTTTATCTTACACCATTGGGTTCGACGGAGGCTGAAGATATGTAGCGTGTTACATTTCTAGAACTAAATATTTGAATTCATCTCACCAACTAGGATTGAAGTTGATGATGGTGGTTAAGAGTTGttttaaagattttgataaaattatacaaGTGGATTATGTGATTTTGATCTCTGAATGATACTGCAATGGAAACTTACTTGACCCATACTGAGATATAGCTCTTGTAGTCTGCTGCATTTAACACTTGGGACTTTAATATCACAGGTCTTCTTCTATGGAATCAAACCAGACAGAAATGGGTTGGAAATAAAAGGCCTGAGACCCAGTCACAGCAAGTTCGAGAACCAAGATTGAGGTATATTCTTCATGAAGTTCCTTTCTCATGCTGCAATAGAAAATATActattattcattatatataaaaatctaaaaaatttgataaCTAGTGGAGATAGTCTTAAATTAGGAGCTGCAACTAGAATAAAATTTGTTATGCAGCAATCCTTAGAAGTGTACCTATATAGAGAGATAATGCATTATTAAGCTAGTATCTCACTATAAAGGTGTACTTGGAAGTGTATATATAAGCCATGATTTTATGAGCTCTAGCAAATATGAGTAAATTATGAGAACAAATTCAGGAAAGAAACAATATAAAGAAATTTGGCCTCTGACTATTTCCTAGCTAATTATTCTGCATGTGAATTTAACTGCCTAACTACCAAAAAATAGCTCAACTAGTCAGGGATTTTGATAAC
This DNA window, taken from Musa acuminata AAA Group cultivar baxijiao chromosome BXJ3-7, Cavendish_Baxijiao_AAA, whole genome shotgun sequence, encodes the following:
- the LOC135583484 gene encoding glucan endo-1,3-beta-glucosidase 14-like, yielding MSNSRLPLFFCCLFFFLLPRHGLLKKVDAFTGTYGINYGRIADNLPPPESVVTLLKAARIKNVRIFDSDQSVIKAFKGSGIELTVAIPNEYLRDISVYEDRAMSWVKEKVQPFLPGTRIRGIAVGNEVLGADPELSQVLFGAIKNVYNALDRLQLSHEIEVSTPHSEAVFANSFPPSSCTFKEDVLVLMKPILDFFSQIGSPFYINAYPFLSYKNEPEHIDINYALFLSNAGIHDAKTDLHYDNMFDATIDAAYAALEAAGYGKMAVRVSETGWASAGDENEAGATLHNARTYNYNLRKRLFKKKGTPLRPKIMVQAYVFSLFNENLKPGPTSERHFGLFKADGSISYDIGLTGLKPSSASPSLLSLNAMVFWDVLLLLLFYIPLFGN
- the LOC135583493 gene encoding uncharacterized protein LOC135583493 isoform X1, giving the protein MLDRCSFADPSLLISFTFSPAWGIGCLGCYTKPAPIIAVDEPSKGLKIQGRTVKKPNFSEEFWSTSTYEMENSGVQSQKSISSISTLVNTLDHHGGIGSTSNHPEFVNHGLLLWNQTRQKWVGNKRPETQSQQVREPRLSWNATYDGLLGSNKPFPQPIPLAEMVDFLVDIWEQEGLYD
- the LOC135583493 gene encoding uncharacterized protein LOC135583493 isoform X2 — its product is MGYNRGCLGCYTKPAPIIAVDEPSKGLKIQGRTVKKPNFSEEFWSTSTYEMENSGVQSQKSISSISTLVNTLDHHGGIGSTSNHPEFVNHGLLLWNQTRQKWVGNKRPETQSQQVREPRLSWNATYDGLLGSNKPFPQPIPLAEMVDFLVDIWEQEGLYD
- the LOC135583493 gene encoding uncharacterized protein LOC135583493 isoform X3, whose protein sequence is MGGCLGCYTKPAPIIAVDEPSKGLKIQGRTVKKPNFSEEFWSTSTYEMENSGVQSQKSISSISTLVNTLDHHGGIGSTSNHPEFVNHGLLLWNQTRQKWVGNKRPETQSQQVREPRLSWNATYDGLLGSNKPFPQPIPLAEMVDFLVDIWEQEGLYD